A window of Aeromicrobium sp. Root236 contains these coding sequences:
- a CDS encoding ribonuclease H, with translation MTLARTHTDVMQLGGAIVVGTDGSCVTNPGPTGWAYVADDGTSACGGLLQGTNNIGELLAVENALRDFANRPLVIQADSSYTIGCSTTWASGWARNGWRNSKKEIVANVEIVQAIYALMQARRDSGAPVFFQKVKAHLTDLTVWPLNVAADALAGQASARAARGDVSEVRTTGLLSGTDG, from the coding sequence GTGACACTCGCCAGGACCCACACCGACGTGATGCAGCTCGGCGGCGCGATCGTCGTCGGCACCGACGGCTCGTGCGTCACCAATCCCGGGCCGACCGGATGGGCGTACGTGGCGGACGACGGCACCTCCGCCTGCGGCGGTCTCCTGCAGGGCACCAACAACATCGGCGAGCTGCTGGCCGTCGAGAACGCGCTGCGCGACTTCGCCAACCGGCCGCTCGTGATCCAGGCCGACTCGTCCTACACGATCGGCTGCTCGACGACGTGGGCCAGCGGCTGGGCGCGCAACGGCTGGCGCAACTCCAAGAAGGAGATCGTCGCCAACGTCGAGATCGTGCAGGCGATCTACGCGCTGATGCAGGCCCGGCGCGACTCCGGCGCACCGGTGTTCTTCCAGAAGGTCAAGGCGCACCTCACGGATCTCACGGTCTGGCCGCTCAACGTCGCCGCCGACGCCCTCGCCGGCCAGGCCTCGGCTCGCGCTGCGCGTGGTGACGTGTCGGAAGTGCGTACGACGGGGCTGCTCAGCGGCACGGATGGATGA
- a CDS encoding (2Fe-2S)-binding protein translates to MTTSPDDAALDLASEVGPFFVLDRWAPDAGWRPFRELTEPDVIADRVAAAREMLAERSRVRIDEIEERATASIVFLGLAARLVSPAFASAVLADRVPHLQLDALWWQPVVGGPWPLARSNVAGAVSEDLAADLDAYVLQAIVAPALDTFARTFAVSPQVLWGNVASSLGGALTMLRTARPDRADAATALFAELLDRGTLAGTGDLDPAGPSFVRRSCCLFYRVPGAGICGDCVLDEPPKPA, encoded by the coding sequence ATGACCACCAGCCCGGATGACGCGGCGCTCGACCTCGCCTCCGAGGTCGGGCCGTTCTTCGTCCTGGACCGCTGGGCACCGGATGCCGGCTGGCGGCCGTTTCGCGAGCTCACCGAGCCCGACGTCATCGCCGATCGCGTCGCCGCAGCCCGCGAGATGCTGGCGGAGCGGTCCCGCGTACGGATCGACGAGATCGAGGAACGCGCCACCGCGTCGATCGTGTTCCTCGGCCTGGCCGCCCGGCTCGTGTCGCCCGCGTTCGCCTCGGCCGTGCTCGCCGATCGCGTCCCGCACCTGCAGCTCGACGCGCTCTGGTGGCAGCCCGTCGTCGGTGGCCCGTGGCCGCTGGCCCGCAGCAACGTCGCCGGGGCGGTGAGCGAAGACCTCGCGGCGGACCTCGACGCGTACGTCCTGCAGGCGATCGTCGCGCCCGCGCTCGACACGTTCGCGCGTACGTTCGCGGTCTCGCCGCAGGTGCTGTGGGGCAACGTCGCCTCGAGTCTCGGCGGTGCACTGACGATGCTGCGCACGGCCCGCCCGGACCGCGCCGACGCCGCCACCGCCCTGTTCGCCGAGCTCCTCGACCGCGGCACGCTCGCCGGGACGGGCGACCTCGACCCGGCGGGACCTTCGTTCGTACGCCGCTCGTGCTGCCTGTTCTACCGCGTTCCGGGCGCCGGCATCTGCGGCGACTGCGTGCTCGACGAGCCTCCCAAACCCGCGTGA
- a CDS encoding sulfite reductase subunit beta — protein sequence MTNRSHPDRCPGVLRPWIADDGAIVRLRLIGGVLPTSALRDLVGIAADYADGTLLLTKRTNLQLRGIEHADGCVPAVLVDAIAESGLLPSPSHELVRNIMVSPLTGRIGGRADLRQLAHELDRQLCAEPDFAGLAGRFLFVLDDGRGDIASRSLDLGLMAVDAETVQLRVGSKHWGPLASLDEAPEALLSYAQAFLRQRGEGETALWHIDELPDGGTELLGTHYARDLRTQVSALPPPYGIIAQDDGHSAEHLAVPDGLLTPELAAMILDRAGTEVIVTPWRSIVIPDLENV from the coding sequence GTGACGAACCGCTCCCATCCCGACCGTTGTCCCGGTGTCCTTCGACCCTGGATCGCGGACGACGGCGCGATCGTGCGGCTGCGCCTCATCGGCGGCGTGCTGCCGACCTCGGCGCTGCGTGACCTGGTGGGCATCGCAGCCGATTACGCCGACGGCACGCTGCTGCTGACCAAGCGGACCAACCTGCAGCTCCGCGGCATCGAGCACGCCGACGGCTGCGTGCCGGCGGTGCTGGTCGACGCGATCGCCGAGTCCGGGCTGCTGCCGTCGCCGAGCCATGAGCTGGTGCGCAACATCATGGTGTCGCCGCTGACCGGACGCATCGGTGGCCGCGCCGACCTCCGTCAGCTGGCGCACGAGCTCGACCGCCAGCTATGCGCAGAGCCGGACTTCGCGGGTCTCGCCGGGCGCTTCCTGTTCGTCCTTGACGACGGCCGCGGCGACATCGCCTCGCGGTCGCTCGACCTCGGCCTGATGGCCGTCGACGCCGAGACTGTGCAGCTGCGCGTGGGCTCCAAGCACTGGGGTCCGCTGGCGTCGCTCGACGAGGCGCCCGAGGCGCTGTTGTCGTACGCCCAGGCGTTCCTGCGGCAGCGCGGCGAGGGCGAGACCGCGCTGTGGCACATCGACGAGCTGCCCGACGGCGGCACCGAGCTCCTCGGCACGCACTACGCCCGCGATCTCCGGACCCAGGTCAGCGCGCTGCCTCCGCCGTACGGCATCATCGCGCAGGACGACGGCCACAGCGCCGAACACCTCGCGGTGCCCGACGGCCTGCTCACCCCCGAGCTGGCGGCGATGATCCTGGATCGCGCCGGCACCGAGGTGATCGTGACGCCGTGGCGCAGCATCGTCATCCCCGACCTGGAGAACGTATGA
- a CDS encoding precorrin-8X methylmutase, giving the protein MKRPTRHYDYVADGPAIYVDSFATIRAEAELSHLPADAEKVAVRMVHACGQVDLTRDLDIHPGLVSAARTALEAGAPILTDANMVASGVTRARLPKDNEVLCLLRDERVPALAKEWATTRSAAAVSLWEDRLEGAVVAFGNAPTALFHLLEMLLDGAPRPAAIIGTPVGFIGAAESKEALAAFSLDIPYLTVHGRRGGSAMAASALNALAQERE; this is encoded by the coding sequence ATGAAACGACCGACGCGCCACTACGACTACGTCGCCGACGGACCGGCGATCTACGTCGACTCGTTCGCGACGATCCGCGCCGAGGCCGAGCTGTCGCACCTCCCGGCCGATGCCGAGAAGGTCGCCGTACGCATGGTGCACGCCTGCGGACAGGTCGACCTGACGCGCGACCTCGACATCCATCCCGGCCTCGTCTCGGCGGCGCGCACCGCCTTGGAGGCCGGGGCACCAATCCTGACCGACGCGAACATGGTGGCCTCCGGGGTCACGCGCGCGCGACTGCCCAAGGACAACGAGGTGCTGTGCCTGCTGCGTGACGAGCGGGTGCCGGCGCTGGCCAAGGAGTGGGCGACGACCCGTTCCGCCGCCGCGGTGTCGCTGTGGGAGGACCGGCTCGAGGGCGCCGTCGTCGCGTTCGGCAACGCCCCCACGGCGCTGTTCCACCTGCTCGAGATGCTGCTCGACGGCGCACCCCGACCCGCCGCGATCATCGGTACGCCGGTGGGCTTCATCGGCGCCGCCGAGTCCAAGGAGGCACTCGCTGCGTTCTCGTTGGACATCCCCTACCTCACGGTGCACGGCCGCCGTGGCGGTTCGGCGATGGCCGCCTCGGCGCTCAACGCGCTCGCCCAGGAGCGCGAGTGA
- a CDS encoding precorrin-2 C(20)-methyltransferase, producing MTGRLYGVGLGPGDPELITLKAARLIADADVIAYHAGVGKQSNARRIAASLIPEGVVEEELRYPVTTGETPHAGGYAGAMAEFYEESAARLAVHLEAGRTVVVLAEGDPLFYGSYMYMHDRLSDRFETEVVPGVTSFAAATATTASPLVRQTDVLTILPGTLDEPELARRLADTDGAIIMKLGRTFPKVVSALRQAGRLDGALYVERASMPEERWLPVADVDPATVPYFSLIVVPGDTQRSLSEHRSLSLSKGDEVSTGSRAAAELLVIGLGPGPDRWITPEVSEALAEVDHVIGYAPYVNRVPQREGLTRHASGNTVEVDRARLALDLALKGERVAVVSGGDAGIFGMAAAVFEAADDEAYADVPIRVLPGLSAVQVVAARAGAPVGGDFAVMSLSDRLKPWALIEKRLRAVAQADLVLAIYNPASRSRTTQVADTQRILLEHRAPETVVVVGRDVGRDEESLTVTTLADLDPASIDMKCLLIVGASGTMATSAGQVWTPRFTD from the coding sequence GTGACGGGCCGCCTCTACGGCGTCGGCCTCGGCCCCGGCGACCCCGAGCTCATCACCCTCAAGGCGGCCCGGCTGATCGCCGACGCGGACGTCATCGCCTATCACGCCGGCGTCGGCAAGCAGTCGAACGCGCGACGGATCGCCGCCTCGCTCATCCCCGAGGGCGTCGTCGAGGAGGAGCTGCGCTACCCGGTGACGACCGGCGAGACCCCTCACGCCGGTGGGTATGCAGGGGCGATGGCGGAGTTCTACGAGGAGTCCGCGGCACGCCTGGCGGTGCACCTCGAGGCCGGGCGTACGGTCGTGGTCCTCGCCGAGGGCGATCCGCTGTTCTACGGGTCCTACATGTACATGCACGACCGGCTCTCGGACCGCTTCGAGACCGAGGTCGTGCCGGGCGTGACGTCGTTCGCCGCCGCGACCGCGACCACCGCGTCCCCGCTCGTACGCCAGACCGACGTGCTCACGATCCTGCCCGGAACCCTCGACGAGCCCGAGCTGGCGCGCCGCCTCGCCGACACCGACGGGGCGATCATCATGAAGCTCGGCCGGACGTTCCCCAAAGTCGTCTCGGCGTTGCGCCAGGCTGGACGCCTCGACGGTGCGCTATACGTCGAGCGCGCCTCGATGCCGGAGGAGCGCTGGCTGCCGGTCGCCGACGTCGACCCGGCGACGGTGCCGTACTTCTCCCTCATCGTGGTCCCCGGTGACACCCAACGGTCCTTGAGCGAGCACCGCTCCTTGAGCCTGTCGAAAGGAGACGAGGTATCGACAGGCTCGCGCGCGGCAGCAGAGCTCCTCGTCATCGGGCTGGGACCCGGACCCGACCGCTGGATCACCCCCGAGGTCAGCGAGGCGCTCGCCGAGGTCGACCACGTGATCGGCTACGCGCCGTACGTCAACCGGGTCCCTCAGCGCGAAGGCCTCACGCGGCACGCCTCCGGCAACACCGTCGAGGTCGATCGTGCCCGCCTGGCCCTCGACCTGGCGCTCAAGGGTGAGCGCGTCGCCGTGGTGTCCGGCGGTGACGCCGGGATCTTCGGCATGGCCGCCGCCGTGTTCGAGGCCGCGGACGACGAGGCGTACGCCGACGTCCCGATCCGCGTGCTGCCCGGACTCTCCGCGGTGCAGGTCGTCGCGGCTCGGGCCGGCGCACCGGTCGGCGGCGACTTCGCCGTCATGAGCCTGTCGGACCGGCTCAAGCCGTGGGCGCTGATCGAGAAGCGGCTCCGCGCCGTCGCCCAGGCCGATCTCGTGCTGGCGATCTACAACCCCGCGTCACGCTCGCGCACGACCCAGGTCGCGGACACGCAGCGAATCCTGCTCGAGCACCGCGCGCCCGAGACCGTCGTCGTCGTGGGCCGTGACGTCGGCCGCGACGAGGAGTCGCTGACCGTGACAACCCTGGCCGACCTCGACCCGGCATCGATCGACATGAAGTGCCTGCTCATCGTCGGCGCCTCGGGCACAATGGCCACGAGCGCAGGGCAGGTCTGGACCCCGCGCTTCACCGACTGA
- the cobM gene encoding precorrin-4 C(11)-methyltransferase, whose amino-acid sequence MTVHFVGAGPGAADLLTLRAVALLNAADVCVYAGTYIDHAVLAHCPDGAELVDTQDLDLDQITARIVDAHAAGREVVRLCSGDPSVYSALHEQTKRLDAHGVPWDVTPGVPAYAAAAALLGAELTVPEVVQSVVLTRTQARSTAMPSGEALAGFAATGSTLVLHLAITRTRTLAAELAESYGVDCPVAVVANVSQPTEVILRGTLGDIADQVEAAGLRQAAVILVGKALAEDVRGGESYLYDPARDRSAKRR is encoded by the coding sequence ATGACGGTGCACTTCGTGGGCGCCGGCCCGGGCGCCGCCGACCTCCTGACCCTGCGAGCGGTCGCGCTCCTCAACGCCGCCGACGTGTGCGTCTACGCCGGCACCTACATCGACCACGCCGTGCTCGCCCACTGCCCCGACGGCGCCGAGCTCGTCGACACGCAGGACCTCGACCTCGACCAGATCACCGCCCGCATCGTCGACGCCCACGCCGCCGGCCGCGAGGTCGTACGCCTCTGCTCCGGCGACCCCTCGGTCTACTCCGCCCTGCACGAGCAGACCAAGCGGCTCGACGCCCACGGCGTGCCATGGGACGTGACGCCCGGCGTGCCGGCGTACGCTGCCGCGGCCGCGCTGCTCGGCGCCGAGCTGACGGTGCCCGAGGTCGTGCAGTCCGTCGTGCTCACCCGGACGCAGGCGCGGTCGACCGCGATGCCGTCGGGGGAGGCGTTGGCCGGGTTCGCGGCCACGGGTTCGACGCTCGTGCTGCACCTCGCGATCACCCGCACCCGTACGCTCGCTGCCGAGCTCGCCGAGTCGTACGGTGTCGACTGCCCGGTCGCCGTCGTGGCCAACGTGAGCCAGCCGACCGAGGTGATCCTGCGGGGCACGCTCGGCGACATCGCCGACCAGGTCGAGGCGGCAGGGCTCCGGCAGGCCGCGGTCATCCTCGTCGGCAAGGCGCTGGCCGAGGACGTACGCGGCGGCGAGTCCTACCTCTACGACCCCGCACGCGACCGCTCGGCGAAGCGGCGCTGA
- the cbiE gene encoding precorrin-6y C5,15-methyltransferase (decarboxylating) subunit CbiE produces the protein MSTQVTVVGIGADGWTGLTARARELVEAADVVLGGDRHLAMLPSKSDGAEQTRQSWPSPLREGLPALLEQHDGKNVVALASGDPLVSGIATTLVDLLGKDSVEVVPALSSVALARARMRWSAESTEVVTLVGRDPHLVARSLAPGLRLIVLSSDGSTPAEVAGLLTTAGYGASPMTVLADLGSETESRTDGVAASWGDQAAPDLNVVAVELVSSGATVLGFTAGLPEGAFDHDGQITKRDVRASALARLAPLPGQLLWDVGAGAGSVAIEWMRAHPTCRAIAIEAREDRSARISRNADALGVPALQVLTGHAPEALADLEAPHAIFIGGGATEEGVLDACWSALRPGGRLVVHGVTLETEAVLAVRYAQLGGELTRLHVEHAAPIGTFTGWTPARAITQLAITKADA, from the coding sequence ATGAGCACACAGGTCACGGTCGTCGGGATCGGCGCGGACGGCTGGACCGGTCTGACCGCGCGAGCGCGCGAGCTGGTCGAGGCCGCAGACGTCGTGCTCGGCGGCGATCGTCACCTCGCGATGCTCCCTTCGAAGAGCGACGGGGCCGAGCAGACCAGACAGTCGTGGCCGTCGCCGTTGCGGGAGGGCCTGCCCGCGCTGCTGGAGCAGCACGACGGCAAGAACGTCGTGGCGCTGGCGTCCGGGGACCCCCTCGTCTCCGGCATCGCGACGACACTCGTCGACCTGCTCGGCAAGGACTCCGTCGAGGTCGTGCCCGCGCTGTCCTCCGTCGCCCTGGCCCGTGCCCGGATGCGCTGGTCAGCCGAGTCGACCGAGGTCGTGACGCTCGTCGGCCGCGATCCGCACCTCGTGGCCCGCTCGCTCGCGCCGGGTCTCCGGCTGATCGTGCTCTCCTCCGACGGCTCGACCCCCGCCGAGGTGGCCGGGCTGCTGACGACCGCGGGATACGGGGCGAGCCCGATGACCGTGCTGGCGGACCTCGGGTCGGAGACCGAGTCGCGTACGGACGGCGTCGCCGCGTCATGGGGCGACCAGGCAGCGCCGGACCTCAACGTCGTGGCGGTCGAGCTGGTGAGCTCCGGCGCGACGGTGCTGGGCTTCACGGCCGGCCTGCCCGAGGGTGCCTTCGACCACGACGGCCAGATCACCAAGCGGGACGTACGCGCGTCAGCCCTTGCGCGACTCGCACCGCTGCCGGGCCAGCTGCTCTGGGACGTCGGCGCCGGCGCGGGATCCGTCGCGATCGAGTGGATGCGGGCGCACCCCACGTGCCGGGCGATCGCGATCGAGGCCCGCGAGGACCGTTCGGCACGCATCTCCCGCAACGCCGATGCCCTGGGCGTGCCGGCCCTGCAGGTGCTGACCGGCCACGCCCCCGAGGCCCTGGCCGACCTCGAGGCGCCTCACGCGATCTTCATCGGCGGCGGCGCGACCGAGGAGGGGGTGCTCGACGCCTGCTGGTCGGCACTCCGACCCGGCGGCCGACTCGTGGTGCACGGCGTGACGCTCGAGACCGAGGCCGTGCTCGCGGTCCGCTACGCGCAGCTCGGCGGCGAGCTGACCCGCCTCCATGTGGAGCACGCCGCTCCCATCGGTACGTTCACCGGCTGGACCCCGGCCCGCGCCATCACCCAGCTGGCCATCACGAAGGCCGACGCATGA
- a CDS encoding helix-turn-helix transcriptional regulator, whose translation MSDHHIRITLDDMLERRGMTLTELSAAVDISLVNLSILKTGKAKAIRFSTLTRICEVLDCQPGDLLAYDDNR comes from the coding sequence ATGAGCGACCACCACATCCGCATCACGCTCGACGACATGCTCGAGCGCCGCGGGATGACCCTCACCGAGCTGTCCGCCGCGGTCGACATCTCGCTGGTCAACCTGTCGATCCTCAAGACCGGCAAGGCCAAGGCCATCCGCTTCAGCACCCTGACCCGCATCTGCGAGGTGCTCGACTGCCAACCCGGCGACCTACTGGCATACGACGACAACCGTTAG
- a CDS encoding putative cobaltochelatase: MPQHYPFSAVVGSDDMALALTLSTISPAIGGVLVRGEKGTAKSTMVRALASVLPPIDVVAGDRFSTDPRESNPLSPDGPFAADADVETRPVRLVELPVGATEDRVLGSLHLEKALSDGVTEYEPGLLARAHRGILYVDEVNLLHDHLVDLLLDAAAMGRSTVERDGVSVEHAARFVLVGTMNPEEGELRPQLLDRFGLTVEVAAPRDPATRVEVVRRRLAYEADPDAFAAAYAEDEAALTDRIQAAQKLVDQVDLSDWALLKIAEVCAAFEVDGMRADIVTARAAAAHAAWNGRTSVLREDIRAAARLALPHRRRRNPFDAPGIDEDLLDQILGDDEPPPEPEGDGTDDAETQESPASETDSPPDAGSEPAETDVSAPDHGESQQERQAQREGDQQPGGTSEVTVAAPQQPYRPKLFTVGGTGAGESGKRSRAITETGRRIGAQRRTGQGGSIHLMETIRAAAPHQHARGRTSSIEFRADDLRLAVKEGHESNLILFCVDASGSMAARKRMEQVKTAILSLLMDAYQRRDKVGLITFRADGAELALPPTGSIDIAATRLAELPAGGRTPLAEALLKTADVLRLERVRDPRRRPLLVVITDGRATYGDNALARAHQVARHLGATGLASLVIDCETGKFRMGLASQLADHLLAEYVPLGEVNASALTEVVRSGLHETGAA; the protein is encoded by the coding sequence ATGCCACAGCACTATCCGTTCAGCGCCGTCGTCGGATCCGACGACATGGCGCTCGCCCTCACCCTCTCGACGATCTCGCCTGCGATCGGCGGCGTACTCGTGCGGGGCGAGAAGGGCACCGCCAAGTCGACGATGGTCCGCGCCCTGGCTTCGGTCCTGCCGCCGATCGACGTCGTCGCCGGCGACCGGTTCTCGACCGACCCGCGCGAGTCCAACCCGTTGTCGCCCGACGGCCCGTTCGCCGCGGACGCCGACGTCGAGACCCGCCCCGTACGCCTCGTGGAGCTGCCGGTCGGCGCCACGGAGGACCGGGTGCTGGGCTCCCTGCACCTCGAGAAGGCGCTGTCCGACGGCGTCACCGAGTACGAGCCCGGCCTGCTGGCCCGCGCGCACCGCGGCATCCTCTACGTCGACGAGGTCAACCTGCTGCACGACCACCTCGTCGACCTGCTGCTCGATGCCGCCGCGATGGGCCGCTCGACGGTCGAGCGCGACGGCGTCTCGGTCGAGCACGCCGCGCGCTTCGTGCTCGTCGGCACCATGAACCCCGAGGAGGGCGAGCTCCGGCCCCAGCTGCTCGACCGGTTCGGCCTGACGGTCGAGGTCGCGGCACCGCGTGACCCGGCGACCCGCGTCGAGGTCGTACGCCGCCGACTGGCGTACGAGGCGGATCCCGACGCGTTCGCCGCGGCGTACGCGGAGGACGAGGCGGCGCTGACCGACCGCATCCAGGCGGCGCAGAAGCTCGTCGACCAGGTCGACCTCAGCGACTGGGCGCTGCTCAAGATCGCCGAGGTGTGCGCCGCGTTCGAGGTCGACGGCATGCGTGCCGACATCGTCACGGCTCGCGCTGCCGCTGCGCATGCCGCGTGGAACGGGCGCACGAGCGTGCTGCGCGAGGACATCCGGGCCGCCGCCCGGCTCGCCCTGCCGCACCGTCGCCGGCGCAACCCGTTCGACGCGCCCGGCATCGACGAGGACCTGCTCGACCAGATCCTCGGCGACGACGAGCCGCCGCCGGAGCCCGAGGGCGACGGCACCGACGACGCCGAAACCCAGGAGTCCCCGGCTTCCGAGACCGACTCCCCCCCTGATGCTGGTTCCGAACCCGCTGAGACTGACGTTTCTGCGCCGGATCACGGCGAGTCGCAGCAGGAACGTCAGGCTCAGCGGGAAGGCGACCAACAGCCTGGCGGTACGTCCGAGGTCACGGTTGCTGCGCCGCAGCAGCCTTACCGGCCCAAGCTGTTCACCGTCGGCGGCACGGGTGCCGGCGAGTCCGGCAAGCGGTCCAGGGCGATCACCGAGACCGGCCGGCGCATCGGTGCCCAACGGCGTACGGGCCAGGGCGGCTCGATCCACCTCATGGAGACGATCCGTGCCGCCGCGCCGCACCAGCACGCCCGCGGCCGTACGAGCAGCATCGAGTTCCGCGCCGACGACCTGCGCCTGGCGGTCAAGGAGGGGCACGAGTCCAACCTGATCCTGTTCTGCGTCGACGCGTCCGGGTCGATGGCGGCCCGCAAGCGCATGGAGCAGGTCAAGACCGCGATCCTGTCGCTGCTGATGGACGCCTACCAGCGCCGCGACAAGGTCGGCCTCATCACGTTCCGCGCCGACGGCGCCGAGCTCGCGCTGCCGCCGACCGGCTCGATCGACATCGCTGCGACCCGCCTCGCCGAGCTGCCCGCCGGTGGGCGTACGCCGCTGGCCGAGGCGCTGCTCAAGACCGCCGACGTGCTGCGCCTGGAGCGCGTACGCGACCCGCGTCGCCGCCCCCTGCTCGTCGTGATCACCGACGGTCGCGCGACGTACGGCGACAACGCCCTCGCGCGGGCGCACCAGGTCGCCAGGCACCTCGGCGCGACGGGTCTCGCGAGTCTCGTGATCGACTGCGAGACCGGGAAGTTCCGCATGGGCCTCGCCTCACAGCTCGCCGATCACCTGCTGGCCGAGTACGTCCCGCTCGGCGAGGTCAACGCCTCGGCGCTCACCGAGGTCGTACGGTCCGGACTCCACGAGACGGGAGCCGCCTGA
- the cobO gene encoding cob(I)yrinic acid a,c-diamide adenosyltransferase, which translates to MPKGQPVAVPDDGLTTRQRRNRPLLMVHTGDGKGKSTAAFGLAIRSWNQGWNIGVFQFVKSAKWRIGEQTVLERLGELHAETGEGGPVEWHKMGSGWSWSRKEGSDEDHAADAAEGWAEVKRRIADETHDLYVLDEFTYPMKWGWVDVDDVVETLANRPGRQYVVITGRGADPKLVEIADLVTEMKHVKHPFDNGQKGQRGIEW; encoded by the coding sequence ATGCCCAAGGGTCAGCCGGTCGCCGTCCCCGATGACGGTCTCACCACGAGGCAGCGCCGCAACCGCCCGCTGCTGATGGTCCACACGGGCGACGGCAAGGGCAAGTCCACCGCCGCGTTCGGCCTCGCGATCCGCTCGTGGAACCAGGGCTGGAACATCGGCGTCTTCCAGTTCGTGAAGTCCGCGAAATGGCGCATCGGCGAGCAGACCGTGCTCGAGCGGCTCGGCGAGCTGCACGCCGAGACCGGCGAGGGCGGGCCCGTCGAGTGGCACAAGATGGGCTCCGGCTGGTCGTGGTCGCGCAAGGAGGGCTCCGACGAGGACCACGCCGCTGACGCCGCCGAGGGCTGGGCCGAGGTCAAGCGCCGCATCGCCGACGAGACGCACGACCTCTACGTGCTCGACGAGTTCACCTATCCCATGAAGTGGGGCTGGGTCGACGTCGACGACGTCGTCGAGACCCTCGCCAACCGGCCGGGCCGGCAGTACGTCGTCATCACCGGGCGCGGCGCCGATCCCAAGCTCGTCGAGATCGCCGACCTCGTCACCGAGATGAAGCACGTCAAGCACCCGTTCGACAACGGCCAGAAGGGCCAGCGGGGCATCGAATGGTGA